One genomic window of Gallaecimonas sp. GXIMD4217 includes the following:
- a CDS encoding thymidine kinase — MAQLYFYYSAMNAGKSTSLLQSSYNYQERGMNTLVFTAAVDDRYGVGKVSSRIGLEAEAEIFAPDDNLFERISRIAGQQPVHCVLIDEAQFLNKAQVQQLTDVVDSLHIPVLAYGLRTDFLGELFEGSRYLLAWADKLVELKTVCHCGRKANRVVRLSESGVPVVEGDQVAIGGNDQYVSMCRKHFKQAIGR; from the coding sequence GTGGCACAGCTTTATTTCTACTACTCGGCCATGAATGCCGGTAAATCCACCTCGCTCCTGCAGTCCTCCTACAACTACCAGGAGCGGGGCATGAATACCCTGGTGTTCACGGCCGCCGTGGACGACAGATACGGCGTTGGCAAGGTCAGCTCCCGTATCGGCCTGGAGGCCGAGGCGGAGATCTTCGCCCCGGACGACAACCTGTTCGAGCGCATCAGCCGCATTGCCGGCCAGCAGCCGGTGCACTGCGTGCTCATCGACGAGGCCCAGTTCCTCAACAAGGCCCAGGTGCAGCAGCTCACCGACGTGGTGGACAGCCTGCACATCCCGGTGCTGGCCTATGGCCTGCGCACCGACTTCCTGGGCGAGCTGTTCGAGGGCTCCCGCTACCTGCTGGCCTGGGCCGACAAGCTGGTGGAGCTCAAGACCGTCTGCCACTGCGGCCGCAAGGCCAACCGGGTGGTGCGCCTGAGCGAATCCGGCGTGCCGGTGGTGGAAGGGGATCAGGTGGCCATAGGCGGCAACGACCAA